A single window of Vicia villosa cultivar HV-30 ecotype Madison, WI unplaced genomic scaffold, Vvil1.0 ctg.002503F_1_1, whole genome shotgun sequence DNA harbors:
- the LOC131639012 gene encoding protein RRP6-like 3 isoform X2 — protein MNNERKTRVAFTIATLAAAIITIVFTVRRRTRRKRRESLSNSCYSHSEPKPQSTFKRVLADNSYTPFKHLSVKASGSNENGSNLHPYEAEITALLSNHQPEIELGAEKLEMNDSYIWVDTETQLKELVDVLSKERFFGVDTEQHSLHSFLGFTGLVQISTQQEDYLIDTIALHDSIGILRPVFANPSICKVFHGADNDVLWLQRDFHIYIVNLFDTSKACEVLSKPQKSLAYLLETYCGVTTNKLLQREDWRQRPLSEEMVHYARTDAHYLLYIANCLIAELKQLDNDNSCSDDKFHFVLEASRRSNMTCLQLFTKEVEASPGESAALSLFSRHQSNQGFPSISNETQFLYTVRQLCTWRDLMARIHDESIKYVLSDQAIVALASQLPTSHSEIYNTIVQTDVNAETGLSSCNPSPSPVVCSHLSDISHLLANELVNHGDIYSVNLQKCLGQNGSCKLNIFNYALLVNSNPRPTLLSYKHSSLKNPRQHSKKDSRNSFVKKFSCKSPVYHNCRIFANDGRLLCYCDRKKLEWYLNRDLAKLVEEDPPGIMLLFEPKGRPEDEGNDFYIQSKKNICVGCGEGSHYLRYRIIPSCYRIHFPEHLKSHRSHDIVLLCVDCHEVAHAAAEKYKRKIASEFGIPLYVRRVIHPGKETEKSNDEGGVSPLQLRSAAVALLRHGPRMPLERREELTEIVKKYYGGREISEEDLESALQVGMRPYERRRYEKKRGVSFKHSTGNAVAVPQGENHAGYAPEIVSNVGTLNIDTLDGSYANEETVSGNNREDDIGKPSLTSDLAVDKATSNGNTILVKTTNDDNDDNDNDDDVETSNSAVNVDESLNKSQPIVVSDLSLSYSKDEESPRDEDSTQAKHHSKLSLLGHGPHGKHVVDHLLKEYGEDGIREFCQRWRQVFVDTLKPRFLPGGWDIKHRN, from the exons ATGAACAACGAACGAAAAACGCGCGTGGCATTCACGATCGCCACTTTAGCAGCTGCAATAATCACCATCGTCTTCACCGTACGCCGTCGAACGCGGCGGAAGCGGCGCGAGTCTCTCTCGAATTCGTGTTACTCACATTCCGAACCGAAGCCACAGTCGACGTTTAAGCGAGTCTTAGCTGATAACTCATATACGCCGTTTAAGCATTTGAGCGTGAAAGCCTCCGGTAGTAACG AGAATGGTTCAAATTTGCATCCGTATGAGGCAGAGATTACAGCATTGTTAAGTAATCACCAGCCTGAAATTGAACTTGGAGCTGAGAAATTAGAAATGAATGATTCATATATTTGGGTCGATACGGAGACGCAGTTAAAGGAACTGGTCGATGTATTGAGCAAGGAAAGGTTCTTTGGTGTGGATACAGAACAACATAGCTTGCACTCTTTTCTTGGGTTTACAGGATTAGTTCAG ATTTCGACTCAACAGGAAGATTATTTGATTGATACTATTGCCCTGCATGATTCTATAGGAATTCTTCGGCCAGTTTTTGCTAACCCTTCAATTTGTAAA GTGTTCCATGGGGCCGACAATGATGTTCTCTGGCTACAGAGGGACTTTCACATATACATTGTTAATCTGTTTGATACTTCTAAG GCATGCGAAGTGCTATCGAAACCACAAAAATCACTTGCTTATTTGCTAGAAACTTACTGTGGTGTGAcaacaaataaattattacag CGTGAAGACTGGAGACAACGCCCTCTCTCAGAAGAAATGGTACATTATGCACGAACAGATGCACACTATCTGTTGTATATTGCAAACTGTCTGATTGCTGAACTGAAACAACTGGACAATG ATAACTCTTGTTCCGATGACAAATTCCATTTTGTTCTTGAGGCTAGTCGGCGTTCAAACATGACTTGTTTACAACTTTTCACAAAGGAGGTTGAAGCTTCGCCTGGAGAATCTGCtgcattatcattattttcaCGTCATCAGAGCAATCAAGGGTTTCCTTCAATTTCCAATGAAACCCAG TTTCTGTATACCGTGAGGCAGCTGTGCACATGGAGAGATTTGATG GCTCGTATTCATGACGAAAGCATAAAATATGTACTGTCAGACCAGGCAATTGTTGCTTTGGCAAGTCAGCTTCCAACAAGCCACTCTGAAATATATAATACCATAGTTCAGACTGATGTCAATGCAGAAACGGGTCTGAGCTCTTGCAATCCTTCCCCATCTCCTGTTGTTTGCAGCCACCTGAGTGATATCTCTCATCTGCTTGCAAATGAGTTGGTTAACCATGGTGATATTTATTCTGTGAATCTTCAGAAGTGTCTAGGTCAAAATGGAAGTTGTAAacttaacatatttaattatgcTTTGTTGGTTAATAGTAACCCAAGACCAACCTTACTATCCTATAAGCACTCGAGCCTAAAAAATCCTAGACAACATTCAAAGAAGGATTCTCGAAATTCATTCGTTAAAAAATTCTCTTGCAAATCTCCTGTTTATCACAATTGTCGGATATTTGCTAATGATGGGAGGCTGCTTTGTTACTGTGATCGGAAGAAGCTTGAATG GTACCTTAACCGGGATCTTGCAAAGCTTGTCGAGGAGGATCCCCCAGGTATAATGCTTCTTTTTGAACCCAAAGGCCGCCCAGAGGATGAAGGCAATGATTTTTATATCCAGAGTAAGAAAAATATATGTGTTGGGTGTGGTGAAGGAAGTCACTACTTACGATATCGAATAATCCCATCATGTTATAGAATACATTTCCCTGAACATTTGAAGAGTCATCGCTCTCATGATATTGTCCTACTTTGTGTGGATTGCCATGAAGTTGCCCATGCTGCTGCAGAGAAGTATAAAAGAAAAATAGCTTCTGAATTTGGGATTCCTCTGTATGTTCGGAGGGTAATTCATCCAGGGAAAGAGACTGAAAAATCTAATGATGAGGGAGGTGTATCTCCATTACAATTACGATCTGCTGCTGTGGCTCTTCTACGTCACGGGCCAAGAATGCCTCTTGAGCGACGTGAAGAACTGACCGAG ATTGTAAAGAAATATTATGGAGGAAGGGAGATATCTGAAGAGGATCTAGAGAGTGCTTTGCAAGTTGGAATGCGTCCTtatgagagaagaagatatgAGAAGAAGAGAGGGGTATCATTTAAACATTCCACAGGAAATGCTGTTGCAGTGCCACAAGGGGAAAATCATGCTGGTTACGCACCTGAAATTGTTAGTAATGTGGGGACATTGAATATTGATACTCTTGATGGTTCGTATGCAAATGAAGAAACAGTAAGCGGAAATAATAGAGAAGATGATATTGGAAAACCCTCTTTGACTTCTGATCTTGCTGTTGATAAAGCTACTTCAAATGGAAATACCATTTTAGTTAAAACTACAAATGACgacaatgatgataatgataatgatgatgatgttgaaacAAGTAACTCTGCTGTAAATGTTGATGAGAGTCTGAACAAAAGCCAACCAATTGTTGTTAGCGACTTGTCTTTGTCTTATTCCAAAGACGAAGAATCACCTAGAGATGAAGattcaacacaagcaaaacatcATTCAAAACTATCGCTCTTGGGACATGGTCCACACGGTAAACACGTTGTAGATCATTTATTGAAGGAGTATGGTGAAGATGGCATTCGAGAGTTTTGTCAAAGATGGAGACAAGTATTTGTGGATACTTTAAAACCGCGTTTTCTTCCTGGTGGATGGGACATAAAACACAG AAACTGA
- the LOC131639012 gene encoding protein RRP6-like 3 isoform X1, translating into MNNERKTRVAFTIATLAAAIITIVFTVRRRTRRKRRESLSNSCYSHSEPKPQSTFKRVLADNSYTPFKHLSVKASGSNENGSNLHPYEAEITALLSNHQPEIELGAEKLEMNDSYIWVDTETQLKELVDVLSKERFFGVDTEQHSLHSFLGFTGLVQISTQQEDYLIDTIALHDSIGILRPVFANPSICKVFHGADNDVLWLQRDFHIYIVNLFDTSKACEVLSKPQKSLAYLLETYCGVTTNKLLQREDWRQRPLSEEMVHYARTDAHYLLYIANCLIAELKQLDNDNSCSDDKFHFVLEASRRSNMTCLQLFTKEVEASPGESAALSLFSRHQSNQGFPSISNETQFLYTVRQLCTWRDLMARIHDESIKYVLSDQAIVALASQLPTSHSEIYNTIVQTDVNAETGLSSCNPSPSPVVCSHLSDISHLLANELVNHGDIYSVNLQKCLGQNGSCKLNIFNYALLVNSNPRPTLLSYKHSSLKNPRQHSKKDSRNSFVKKFSCKSPVYHNCRIFANDGRLLCYCDRKKLEWYLNRDLAKLVEEDPPGIMLLFEPKGRPEDEGNDFYIQSKKNICVGCGEGSHYLRYRIIPSCYRIHFPEHLKSHRSHDIVLLCVDCHEVAHAAAEKYKRKIASEFGIPLYVRRVIHPGKETEKSNDEGGVSPLQLRSAAVALLRHGPRMPLERREELTEIVKKYYGGREISEEDLESALQVGMRPYERRRYEKKRGVSFKHSTGNAVAVPQGENHAGYAPEIVSNVGTLNIDTLDGSYANEETVSGNNREDDIGKPSLTSDLAVDKATSNGNTILVKTTNDDNDDNDNDDDVETSNSAVNVDESLNKSQPIVVSDLSLSYSKDEESPRDEDSTQAKHHSKLSLLGHGPHGKHVVDHLLKEYGEDGIREFCQRWRQVFVDTLKPRFLPGGWDIKHSGKRDFGEFSVYKGAAAASSLE; encoded by the exons ATGAACAACGAACGAAAAACGCGCGTGGCATTCACGATCGCCACTTTAGCAGCTGCAATAATCACCATCGTCTTCACCGTACGCCGTCGAACGCGGCGGAAGCGGCGCGAGTCTCTCTCGAATTCGTGTTACTCACATTCCGAACCGAAGCCACAGTCGACGTTTAAGCGAGTCTTAGCTGATAACTCATATACGCCGTTTAAGCATTTGAGCGTGAAAGCCTCCGGTAGTAACG AGAATGGTTCAAATTTGCATCCGTATGAGGCAGAGATTACAGCATTGTTAAGTAATCACCAGCCTGAAATTGAACTTGGAGCTGAGAAATTAGAAATGAATGATTCATATATTTGGGTCGATACGGAGACGCAGTTAAAGGAACTGGTCGATGTATTGAGCAAGGAAAGGTTCTTTGGTGTGGATACAGAACAACATAGCTTGCACTCTTTTCTTGGGTTTACAGGATTAGTTCAG ATTTCGACTCAACAGGAAGATTATTTGATTGATACTATTGCCCTGCATGATTCTATAGGAATTCTTCGGCCAGTTTTTGCTAACCCTTCAATTTGTAAA GTGTTCCATGGGGCCGACAATGATGTTCTCTGGCTACAGAGGGACTTTCACATATACATTGTTAATCTGTTTGATACTTCTAAG GCATGCGAAGTGCTATCGAAACCACAAAAATCACTTGCTTATTTGCTAGAAACTTACTGTGGTGTGAcaacaaataaattattacag CGTGAAGACTGGAGACAACGCCCTCTCTCAGAAGAAATGGTACATTATGCACGAACAGATGCACACTATCTGTTGTATATTGCAAACTGTCTGATTGCTGAACTGAAACAACTGGACAATG ATAACTCTTGTTCCGATGACAAATTCCATTTTGTTCTTGAGGCTAGTCGGCGTTCAAACATGACTTGTTTACAACTTTTCACAAAGGAGGTTGAAGCTTCGCCTGGAGAATCTGCtgcattatcattattttcaCGTCATCAGAGCAATCAAGGGTTTCCTTCAATTTCCAATGAAACCCAG TTTCTGTATACCGTGAGGCAGCTGTGCACATGGAGAGATTTGATG GCTCGTATTCATGACGAAAGCATAAAATATGTACTGTCAGACCAGGCAATTGTTGCTTTGGCAAGTCAGCTTCCAACAAGCCACTCTGAAATATATAATACCATAGTTCAGACTGATGTCAATGCAGAAACGGGTCTGAGCTCTTGCAATCCTTCCCCATCTCCTGTTGTTTGCAGCCACCTGAGTGATATCTCTCATCTGCTTGCAAATGAGTTGGTTAACCATGGTGATATTTATTCTGTGAATCTTCAGAAGTGTCTAGGTCAAAATGGAAGTTGTAAacttaacatatttaattatgcTTTGTTGGTTAATAGTAACCCAAGACCAACCTTACTATCCTATAAGCACTCGAGCCTAAAAAATCCTAGACAACATTCAAAGAAGGATTCTCGAAATTCATTCGTTAAAAAATTCTCTTGCAAATCTCCTGTTTATCACAATTGTCGGATATTTGCTAATGATGGGAGGCTGCTTTGTTACTGTGATCGGAAGAAGCTTGAATG GTACCTTAACCGGGATCTTGCAAAGCTTGTCGAGGAGGATCCCCCAGGTATAATGCTTCTTTTTGAACCCAAAGGCCGCCCAGAGGATGAAGGCAATGATTTTTATATCCAGAGTAAGAAAAATATATGTGTTGGGTGTGGTGAAGGAAGTCACTACTTACGATATCGAATAATCCCATCATGTTATAGAATACATTTCCCTGAACATTTGAAGAGTCATCGCTCTCATGATATTGTCCTACTTTGTGTGGATTGCCATGAAGTTGCCCATGCTGCTGCAGAGAAGTATAAAAGAAAAATAGCTTCTGAATTTGGGATTCCTCTGTATGTTCGGAGGGTAATTCATCCAGGGAAAGAGACTGAAAAATCTAATGATGAGGGAGGTGTATCTCCATTACAATTACGATCTGCTGCTGTGGCTCTTCTACGTCACGGGCCAAGAATGCCTCTTGAGCGACGTGAAGAACTGACCGAG ATTGTAAAGAAATATTATGGAGGAAGGGAGATATCTGAAGAGGATCTAGAGAGTGCTTTGCAAGTTGGAATGCGTCCTtatgagagaagaagatatgAGAAGAAGAGAGGGGTATCATTTAAACATTCCACAGGAAATGCTGTTGCAGTGCCACAAGGGGAAAATCATGCTGGTTACGCACCTGAAATTGTTAGTAATGTGGGGACATTGAATATTGATACTCTTGATGGTTCGTATGCAAATGAAGAAACAGTAAGCGGAAATAATAGAGAAGATGATATTGGAAAACCCTCTTTGACTTCTGATCTTGCTGTTGATAAAGCTACTTCAAATGGAAATACCATTTTAGTTAAAACTACAAATGACgacaatgatgataatgataatgatgatgatgttgaaacAAGTAACTCTGCTGTAAATGTTGATGAGAGTCTGAACAAAAGCCAACCAATTGTTGTTAGCGACTTGTCTTTGTCTTATTCCAAAGACGAAGAATCACCTAGAGATGAAGattcaacacaagcaaaacatcATTCAAAACTATCGCTCTTGGGACATGGTCCACACGGTAAACACGTTGTAGATCATTTATTGAAGGAGTATGGTGAAGATGGCATTCGAGAGTTTTGTCAAAGATGGAGACAAGTATTTGTGGATACTTTAAAACCGCGTTTTCTTCCTGGTGGATGGGACATAAAACACAG TGGAAAGAGGGATTTCGGCGAGTTCAGTGTATACAAAGGAGCTGCTGCTGCTTCTAGTTTGGAGTGA